AACTAAATCATTCAACTCATTAACAATAAAACCATGTGTTATATTACTATTTTCTAGAGAAAACAAGTTTTTTATCGCTATGATATTTTGTAAAACATCATCATGCAAATAATTTGAGAACTCCACTCTCATGTTTTCCTCTGATTTCATAAAATAGTTCAGTCTTCTATTTTCATAGTCAAAATTTTGTTTGGAGTTTTCTAAATAATAAAAGATGCAAGAAATTACCACTAGACAAAACAACGTGCTTGCGTCAACAACTATAAAAAATAGCAAAAAATCTTTAACTAATACCTTCATGAGTACAATCCAACAAAGGATAAGAAGTAGAAATAATAGTTCTATACGAGCTTTGTAATCACCTAACCATCTTTGGGTAACAAAACTCAATTTATCATGTATGGTCTTAAAATAGTATATTACACTCATTATAAGGGGAAACAGATACCATCCCAAATTATTAAAGGCTTGATTAACATCTAGCATTTCTCCATAAAGTTCACTACCAAGTATTACCAGCAAAAGTAAAGAAAATAGTATCAATGAACGTCTAACAACTGATATTTGTTGCCTAAAGGACCTATAATATAGCACTATAACTAGTAACGGATACAGGTGTAAAATAGTAAAAACCATCAGGAATAAAAAATTAAATAAAATTCTATTAACAAAAAGGCTAGTTATAGAAACAAAAATAATTATTAACAAGCCCTTATCTAACTTATCTTTAAATTGTTTGTGCCCATATAATATTAAATTAGTAATCTCAACGGTATAACAATAGAGCAATATAATCTGTAGTCCACTGCTTAAAAAGAGAGGAGTTCCTCTTGTCAGCACAGATACTAAGTATTGCCAAATTGTTAAGGAGATGATAGAAATAATCCTTTTAAAAATATCACCTTGTTTTTGGCGTAATATTGTTGCCAGCCAAATAAAAGCTGTATCAATAAGGGTCATTACAAGAGCTACTTTTTCAGAGAAAAGAAGAGACAGGTTCTCTCGATTATAGACCAAAATTAACAAGGCTATTAATTGTTGCAACAAGATTATTGCAGTCCCAAAGAACTTACTCTTTGTTATGTTTTTTATTCTTATCATATTATTTACTTAATCGTTAAAGTTAAAAGATTTTTAAAATTAATTTTTGATTATGGATGTCACTAACCGCAATGTCAATACATAAAATGTGCCATATATTATCAAGAAGAAAAGCAGACAAAGCAATAAAGATAACATTATGATATTGCCTGCTACCAATGTATCCATGAATAAATATTTATAGTAAATAAGCAACATACCACCATTTACAATCCCAATGAATACAGGAATAAGGAAAAGTATACCTGTTTCATATCGAAGAATCCGATGAATCATTTTTTTACTATAACCTAGCTTACTTAGATAGCCATATTCTTCTTTATTTTCCATGATTTCGATGAGGCTTGTAAAGTACAGAATACTACCTGTACAAATAATAAAGAGTATGGATAGGAAAGTTATAAAGATATAAGTCGCAATATTAGCAGTCTTTACTGTGTGTTCCTT
The genomic region above belongs to Streptococcus pyogenes and contains:
- a CDS encoding ATP-binding protein, whose amino-acid sequence is MIRIKNITKSKFFGTAIILLQQLIALLILVYNRENLSLLFSEKVALVMTLIDTAFIWLATILRQKQGDIFKRIISIISLTIWQYLVSVLTRGTPLFLSSGLQIILLYCYTVEITNLILYGHKQFKDKLDKGLLIIIFVSITSLFVNRILFNFLFLMVFTILHLYPLLVIVLYYRSFRQQISVVRRSLILFSLLLLVILGSELYGEMLDVNQAFNNLGWYLFPLIMSVIYYFKTIHDKLSFVTQRWLGDYKARIELLFLLLILCWIVLMKVLVKDFLLFFIVVDASTLFCLVVISCIFYYLENSKQNFDYENRRLNYFMKSEENMRVEFSNYLHDDVLQNIIAIKNLFSLENSNITHGFIVNELNDLVSGIRDEMDTYHPIVPANQTMKENIQSLFDDIVKSRKSNTLLYFNCSDNMVVPSPYGDIVYRFIKELINNAIKYGDGKDIRLSLTIQSDIIIIEESNQVVEKVHSINYGRGLKSFQETLAAFDGDLELQMDTKQFTIRILLPIDWKLCYEDFIN